In Anser cygnoides isolate HZ-2024a breed goose chromosome 14, Taihu_goose_T2T_genome, whole genome shotgun sequence, one genomic interval encodes:
- the LOC136786366 gene encoding protocadherin gamma-A10-like, with amino-acid sequence MWAAREGRWGRRQRALLCCVLVAAWEAAWGQLRYSVPEELPKGSFVGDVAKDLALQLAVFRDRGARVVSADRTRYFALHANSGHLVTAERLDREQLCRLVERCVLRCEVIVEGEMKVYGIEVEITDINDNAPSFGEEENELRMNEMTAPGSRFPLAEAHDPDVGVNSLQSYELSGDEHFSLSVQAGADGEKRPELVLAKALDREEAAFHELVLMASDGGEPSRTGTARIRVSVLDANDNAPVFSQAVYAVRVPEDVPVGSTLLTLTATDADDGLNGYVKYSLKKATDLASKIFHLDSETGSIRLVRSLDFEEGDSYEFRVQARDSGELFDTAKVAISVTDVNDNAPEISLRSALSEISEDAPSGTVVALLHVQDRDSGANGEVRCSLVGDVPFRLRSSVGSYYSVVTARELDREEVSEYNVTVRAADGGSPSLRSSAVLALRVLDVNDNAPVFAEARYSARLAENNAEGALVLTVRAWDADWGQNARVRYRLAEGRVRGAPLSSYVSVQAETGALYALRSFDYEEVREVGLWVRAEDGGAPALSSNVSVRLLIVDENDNAPQVLYPPAAAAAAAPGAGWTGVELAPRSAEPGALVAKVVAVDADAGQNAWLSYELAKATEPGLFRVGLHSGEVRTARSPLARDAPRHSLVVVVKDQGRPALSATATLTVVLAESVAELLSELGSAAAPAEPAGSLTRWLVLAVAAVSCLFLAFLLLLLALRLRRWRRSQLLPPASGALRGVPASHFVGIDGVRAFLHSYSHEVSLTADSRKSQRRWAADSCCNTLPARPPPDKAAPLLGDDAAGARGARPDALPVSGSGHRDALRLGACLPSCSLPFPPRSPSRPGRFAADQETASVLSLLWVSVCPPVLHLVWKAGDKRGIFASTLL; translated from the coding sequence ATGTGGGCGGCGAGAGAAGGGCGCTGGGGCCGGAGGCAGCGAGCGCTGCTGTGCTGCGTGTTGGTGGCGGCGTGGGAGGCGGCGTGGGGGCAGCTGCGCTACTCGGTGCCCGAGGAGCTGCCCAAGGGCTCTTTCGTGGGCGACGTGGCCAAGGACCTGGCGCTGCAGCTGGCGGTTTTCCGCGACCGCGGCGCCCGAGTGGTGTCGGCAGATAGGACGCGGTATTTCGCTCTGCATGCGAACAGCGGCCACCTGGTGACGGCGGAGAGGCTAGACCGAGAGCAGCTGTGCCGGCTGGTGGAGCGATGCGTGCTGCGCTGTGAGGTGATCGTGGAGGGCGAGATGAAGGTCTACGGGATCGAAGTGGAAATCACGGACATTAACGACAACGCGCCAAGCTTcggagaggaagaaaatgaacttaGAATGAACGAGATGACAGCTCCAGGGTCGCGTTTTCCCCTGGCCGAGGCTCACGACCCGGACGTGGGAGTGAATTCCCTGCAGAGCTACGAGCTGAGCGGCGACGAGCACTTCTCGCTGTCCGTGCAGGCGGGAGCCGACGGCGAGAAGCGTCCCGAGCTGGTGCTGGCCAAGGCGCTGGACCGGGAGGAGGCGGCGTTTCACGAGCTGGTGCTGATGGCGAGCGACGGCGGCGAGCCGTCTCGGACGGGCACGGCGCGCATCCGCGTGTCTGTGCTGGACGCCAACGACAACGCGCCCGTGTTCAGCCAGGCGGTGTACGCGGTGCGCGTGCCCGAGGACGTGCCCGTTGGTTCCACACTCCTCACCCTCACGGCCACCGACGCCGACGACGGGCTCAACGGCTACGTGAAATACTCGCTTAAAAAGGCGACAGACCTGGCATCAAAAATCTTCCACCTGGATTCCGAGACGGGATCGATCAGgctggtgaggagtctggaCTTCGAGGAAGGCGACTCCTACGAATTCAGGGTGCAGGCACGGGATAGCGGGGAGCTTTTCGACACGGCAAAGGTGGCGATCTCGGTGACCGACGTGAACGACAACGCGCCCGAGATTTCGTTGCGGTCAGCGCTGAGCGAGATCTCGGAGGACGCGCCGTCGGGGACGGTGGTGGCCCTGCTGCACGTGCAGGACCGGGACTCGGGCGCCAACGGCGAGGTGCGTTGCTCGCTGGTCGGCGACGTGCCGTTCCGCCTGCGGAGCTCGGTGGGCAGCTACTACAGCGTGGTGACGGCGCGGGAGCTGGACcgggaggaggtgtcggagtACAACGTGACGGTGCGGGCGGCGGACGGCGGGTCGCCGTCGCTGCGGAGCAGCGCGGTGCTGGCGCTGCGCGTGCTGGACGTGAACGACAACGCGCCGGTGTTCGCGGAGGCGCGCTACAGCGCCCGTCTGGCCGAGAACAACGCCGAGGGCGCGCTGGTGCTGACGGTGCGGGCGTGGGACGCGGACTGGGGGCAGAACGCGCGCGTGCGGTACCGGCTGGCGGAGGGGCGTGTGCGGGGCGCGCCGCTCTCGTCCTACGTGTCGGTGCAGGCGGAGACGGGCGCGCTGTACGCGCTGCGCTCGTTCGACTACGAGGAGGTGCGCGAGGTGGGGCTGTGGGTGCGGGCGGAGGACGGCGGCGCGCCGGCGCTGAGCAGCAACGTGTCGGTGCGGCTGCTGATCGTGGACGAGAACGACAACGCGCCGCAGGTGCTGTAcccgccggcggcggcggcggcggcggctccgggcgcGGGCTGGACGGGCGTGGAGCTGGCGCCGCGCTCGGCGGAGCCCGGCGCGCTGGTGGCCAAGGTGGTGGCGGTGGACGCGGACGCGGGGCAGAACGCGTGGCTGTCCTACGAGCTGGCCAAGGCGACGGAGCCGGGGCTCTTCCGCGTGGGGCTGCACAGCGGCGAGGTGCGCACGGCGCGCTCGCCGCTGGCCCGCGACGCGCCCAGGCAcagcctggtggtggtggtgaaggacCAGGGCCGGCCGGCGCTGTCGGCCACGGCCACGCTGACGGTGGTGCTGGCCGAGAGCGTGGCCGAGCTGCTCTCGGAGCTGGGCAGCGCGGCGGCGCCGGCCGAGCCCGCCGGCAGCCTGACGCGCTGGCTGGTGCTGGCCGTGGCGGCCGTGTCCTGCCTCTTCCtcgccttcctgctgctgctgctggcgctgcgcCTGCGGCGCTGGCGCCGCTCGCAGCTGCTGCCGCCGGCCAGCGGCGCCTTGCGCGGCGTCCCGGCCTCGCACTTCGTGGGCATCGACGGCGTCCGCGCCTTCCTGCACTCCTACTCGCACGAGGTGTCGCTCACCGCCGACTCGCGCAAGAGCCAGCGGCGCTGGGCGGCCGACAGCTGCTGCAAcaccctcccggcccggccgccgcccgaCAAGGCCGCGCCGCTGCTCGGGGACGACGCTGCCGGCGCCCGCGGCGCACGGCCCGACGCCCTCCCGGTGAGTGGCTCCGGACACCGCGACGCCCTCCGTCTCGGCGCTtgccttccttcctgctctttgcCTTTCCCTCCCCGCTCTCCTTCCCGGCCGGGGAGGTTTGCTGCTGATCAAGAGACAGCTTCCGTGCTCAGCTTGTTGTgggtgtctgtctgtcccccAGTGTTACACTTGGTGTGGAAGGCAGGAGACAAGAGGGGGATTTTTGCTTCAACCCTGCTCTAA
- the LOC136786364 gene encoding protocadherin gamma-A10-like: protein MWAARGGRWGRRQRALLCCVLVAAWEAAWGQLRYSVPEELPKGSFVGDVAKDLALQPGALRDRGARVVSADRTRYFALHANSGHLVTAERLDREQLCEAVQRCVLRCEVIVEGEMKVYEIEVEITDINDNAPSFREAEKELRMSEMTAPGSRFPLAEAHDPDVGVNSLQSYELSGDEHFSLSVQAGADGTKRPELVLAKALDREEAAFHELVLMASDGGEPARTGTARIRVSVLDANDNAPVFSQAVYAVRVPEDVPVGSTLLTLTATDADEGLNGDVKYLFKKITDKALKIFHLDAETGSIRLVRSLDFEEGVSYELEVQAHDGGGLFDTAIVSISVSDVNDNAPEISMRSALREISEDAPSGTVVALLHVQDRDSGANGEVRCSLVGDVPFRLRSSVGSYYSVVTARELDREEVSEYNVTVRAADGGSPSLRSSAVLALRVLDVNDNAPVFAEARYSARLAENNAEGALVLTVRAWDADWGQNARVRYRLAEGRVRGAPLSSYVSVQAETGALYALRSFDYEEVREVGLWVRAEDGGAPALSSNVSVRLLIVDENDNAPQVLYPPAAAAAAAPGAGWTGVELAPRSAEPGALVAKVVAVDADAGQNAWLSYELAKATEPGLFRVGLHSGEVRTARSPLARDAPRHSLVVVVKDQGRPALSATATLTVVLAESVAELLSELGSAAAPAEPAGSLTRWLVLAVAAVSCLFLAFLLLLLALRLRRWRRSQLLPPASGALRGVPASHFVGIDGVRAFLHSYSHEVSLTADSRKSQRRWAADSCCNTLPARPPPDKAAPLLGDDAAGARGAQPDALPVSRSGHPDALPLGACLPSCSLRFPPRSPSRPGSFAAEQGTASLGSGFWVAAPRSGEARASSDISFTLSEEGGKMRGEFAWNSWFGVCFRSFQRNTWCNQENRGGFYMHFYSGQACVIFPHARCLFILSTDKYHAGFACVLHFSLVF from the coding sequence ATGTGGGCGGCGAGAGGAGGGCGCTGGGGCCGGAGGCAGCGAGCGCTGCTGTGCTGCGTGTTGGTGGCGGCGTGGGAGGCGGCGTGGGGGCAGCTGCGCTACTCGGTGCCCGAGGAGCTGCCCAAGGGCTCTTTCGTGGGCGACGTGGCCAAGGACCTGGCGCTGCAGCCGGGGGCGCTCCGCGACCGCGGTGCCCGAGTGGTGTCGGCAGATAGGACGCGGTATTTCGCTCTGCATGCGAACAGCGGCCACCTGGTGACGGCGGAGAGGCTAGACCGAGAGCAGCTGTGCGAGGCCGTGCAGCGCTGCGTGCTGCGCTGTGAGGTGATCGTGGAGGGTGAGATGAAAGTTTACGAGATCGAAGTGGAAATCACGGACATTAACGACAACGCTCCCAGCTTCCGAGAGGCAGAAAAGGAACTGAGAATGAGCGAGATGACAGCTCCAGGGTCGCGCTTTCCTCTGGCCGAGGCTCACGACCCGGACGTGGGAGTGAATTCCCTGCAGAGCTACGAGCTGAGCGGCGACGAGCACTTCTCGCTGTCCGTGCAGGCGGGAGCCGACGGCACAAAGCGTCCCGAGCTGGTGCTGGCCAAGGCGCTGGACCGGGAGGAGGCGGCGTTTCACGAGCTGGTGTTGATGGCGAGCGATGGCGGCGAGCCTGCGCGGACGGGCACGGCGCGCATCCGCGTGTCTGTGCTGGACGCCAACGACAACGCGCCCGTGTTCAGCCAGGCGGTGTACGCGGTGCGCGTGCCCGAGGACGTGCCCGTTGGCTCCACGCTCCTCACCCTCACGGCCACCGACGCCGACGAGGGACTTAACGGCGATGTGAAATacttatttaagaaaatcaCTGACAAAGCCTTGAAGATTTTCCACCTGGATGCCGAGACGGGATCGATCAGGCTGGTGAGGAGCCTGGACTTCGAGGAAGGCGTCTCCTACGAGCTGGAGGTTCAGGCACACGACGGCGGTGGCCTTTTCGACACAGCTATAGTCTCGATCTCGGTGAGCGACGTGAACGACAACGCGCCCGAGATTTCGATGAGGTCGGCGCTGAGGGAGATCTCGGAGGACGCGCCTTCGGGGACGGTGGTGGCCCTGCTGCACGTGCAGGACCGGGACTCGGGCGCCAACGGCGAGGTGCGGTGCTCGCTGGTCGGCGACGTGCCGTTCCGCCTGCGGAGCTCGGTGGGCAGCTACTACAGCGTGGTGACGGCGCGGGAGCTGGACcgggaggaggtgtcggagtACAACGTGACGGTGCGGGCGGCGGACGGCGGGTCGCCGTCGCTGCGGAGCAGCGCGGTGCTGGCGCTGCGCGTGCTGGACGTGAACGACAACGCGCCGGTGTTCGCGGAGGCGCGCTACAGCGCCCGTCTGGCCGAGAACAACGCCGAGGGCGCGCTGGTGCTGACGGTGCGCGCGTGGGACGCGGACTGGGGGCAGAACGCGCGCGTGCGGTACCGGCTGGCGGAGGGGCGTGTGCGGGGCGCGCCGCTCTCGTCCTACGTGTCGGTGCAGGCGGAGACGGGCGCGCTGTACGCGCTGCGCTCGTTCGACTACGAGGAGGTGCGCGAGGTGGGGCTGTGGGTGCGGGCGGAGGACGGCGGCGCGCCGGCGCTGAGCAGCAACGTGTCGGTGCGGCTGCTGATCGTGGACGAGAACGACAACGCGCCGCAGGTGCTGTAcccgccggcggcggcggcggcggcggctccgggcgcGGGCTGGACGGGCGTGGAGCTGGCGCCGCGCTCGGCGGAGCCCGGCGCGCTGGTGGCCAAGGTGGTGGCGGTGGACGCGGACGCGGGGCAGAACGCGTGGCTGTCCTACGAGCTGGCCAAGGCGACGGAGCCGGGGCTCTTCCGCGTGGGGCTGCACAGCGGCGAGGTGCGCACGGCGCGCTCGCCGCTGGCCCGCGACGCGCCCAGGCAcagcctggtggtggtggtgaaggacCAGGGCCGGCCGGCGCTGTCGGCCACGGCCACGCTGACGGTGGTGCTGGCCGAGAGCGTGGCCGAGCTGCTCTCGGAGCTGGGCAGCGCGGCGGCGCCGGCCGAGCCCGCCGGCAGCCTGACGCGCTGGCTGGTGCTGGCCGTGGCGGCCGTGTCCTGCCTCTTCCtcgccttcctgctgctgctgctggcgctgcgcCTGCGGCGCTGGCGCCGCTCGCAGCTGCTGCCGCCGGCCAGCGGCGCCTTGCGCGGCGTCCCGGCCTCGCACTTCGTGGGCATCGACGGCGTCCGCGCCTTCCTGCACTCCTACTCGCACGAGGTGTCGCTCACCGCCGACTCGCGCAAGAGCCAGCGGCGCTGGGCGGCCGACAGCTGCTGCAAcaccctcccggcccggccgccgcccgaCAAGGCCGCGCCGCTGCTCGGGGACGACGCTGCCGGCGCCCGCGGCGCACAGCCCGACGCCCTCCCGGTGAGTCGCTCCGGACACCCCGACGCCCTCCCTCTCGGCGCTTGCCTCCCTTCCTGCTCCTTGCGTTTCCCTCCCCGCTCTCCTTCCCGGCCGGGGAGTTTTGCTGCTGAGCAAGGCACAGCTTCACTGGGCAGCGGGTTTTGGGTGGCTGCCCCTCGCTCAGGGGAGGCACGCGCGAGCTCTGATATCAGCTTTACACTTAGTGAGGAGGGCGGGAAAATGAGAGGGGAGTTTGCCTGGAACTCGtggtttggtgtttgttttcgCAGTTTTCAGCGTAATACCTGGTGCAACCAGGAGAACAGAGGGGGCTTTTACATGCATTTCTACTCTGGCCAGGCCTGCGTTATTTTCCCACATGCTaggtgtttgttcattttatcCACTGACAAATATCATGCAGGATTTGCTTGTGTTCTTCACTTCTCCTTGGTTTTCTGA
- the LOC136786369 gene encoding protocadherin gamma-A10-like, with product MCAAREGRWGRRQRALLCCVLVAAWEAAWGQLRYSVPEELPKGSFVGDVAKDLALQPAALRDRGARILDRGRTRYFALHGNSGHLVTAERLDREQLCEGMQRCVLRCEVIVEGEMKVYEIEVEITDINDNAPSFNEVQIDESMSEVTAPGSRFPLAEAHDPDVGMNSLQSYELSGDEHFSLSVQAGADGTKRPELVLAKALDREEAAFHELVLMASDGGEPSRTGTARIRVSVLDANDNAPVFSQAVYTVRVPEDVAVGSTLLTLTATDTDDGMNANVKFSWQKISTKASKMFYLDPETGSIRLVRSLDFEEGDSYDLQVQARDGGGLFDTAIVSISVTDVNDNAPELTVSSALSEISEDAPSGTVVALLHVQDRDSGANGEVRCSLVGDVPFRLRSSVGSYYSVVTARELDREEVSEYNVTVRAADGGSPSLRSSAVLALRVLDVNDNAPVFAEARYSARLAENNAEGALVLTVRAWDADWGQNARVRYRLAEGRVRGAPLSSYVSVQAETGALYALRSFDYEEVREVGLWVRAEDGGAPALSSNVSVRLLIVDENDNAPQVLYPPAAAAAAAPGAGWTGVELAPRSAEPGALVAKVVAVDADAGQNAWLSYELAKATEPGLFRVGLHSGEVRTARSPLARDAPRHSLVVVVKDQGRPALSATATLTVVLAESVAELLSELGSAAAPAEPAGSLTRWLVLAVAAVSCLFLAFLLLLLALRLRRWRRSQLLPPASGALRGVPASHFVGIDGVRAFLHSYSHEVSLTADSRKSQRRWAADSCCNTLPARPPPDKAAPLLGDDAAGARGAQPDALPVSRSGHPDALPLGACLPSCSLPFPPRSSSRPVCFAAEQGTASLGSMLWVAAPRSGEPCAESAASFTPGVEGWR from the coding sequence ATGTGCGCGGCGAGAGAAGGGCGCTGGGGCCGGAGGCAGCGAGCGCTGCTGTGCTGCGTGTTGGTGGCGGCGTGGGAGGCGGCGTGGGGGCAGCTGCGCTACTCGGTGCCCGAGGAGCTGCCCAAGGGCTCTTTCGTGGGCGACGTGGCCAAGGACCTGGCGCTGCAGCCGGCGGCGCTCCGCGACCGCGGCGCCCGCATCCTGGACCGAGGTAGGACGCGGTATTTCGCCCTGCATGGGAACAGCGGCCACCTGGTGACGGCGGAGAGGCTAGACCGAGAGCAGCTGTGCGAGGGCATGCAGCGATGCGTGCTGCGCTGTGAGGTGATCGTGGAGGGCGAGATGAAAGTTTACGAGATCGAAGTGGAAATCACGGACATTAACGACAACGCACCAAGCTTCAACGAAGTTCAGATTGACGAGAGCATGAGTGAGGTGACAGCTCCAGGGTCGCGTTTTCCCCTGGCCGAGGCTCACGACCCGGACGTGGGAATGAATTCGCTGCAGAGCTACGAGCTGAGCGGCGACGAGCACTTCTCGCTGTCCGTGCAGGCGGGAGCTGACGGCACAAAGCGTCCCGAGCTGGTGCTGGCCAAGGCGCTGGACCGGGAGGAGGCGGCGTTTCACGAGCTGGTGCTGATGGCGAGCGACGGTGGCGAGCCGTCTCGGACGGGCACGGCGCGCATCCGCGTGTCTGTGCTGGACGCCAACGACAACGCGCCCGTGTTCAGCCAGGCGGTGTACACGGTGCGCGTGCCCGAGGACGTGGCCGTTGGCTCCACGCTCCTCACCCTCACGGCCACCGACACAGACGATGGAATGAACGCGAACGTGAAATTTTCGTGGCAAAAAATTTCCACGAAAGCGTCGAAGATGTTCTACCTGGATCCCGAGACGGGATCGATCAGGCTGGTAAGGAGCCTGGACTTCGAGGAAGGTGACTCCTACGATCTCCAAGTGCAGGCACGGGACGGCGGTGGCCTTTTCGACACGGCTATAGTCTCGATCTCGGTGACCGACGTGAACGACAACGCGCCTGAGCTGACTGTGTCGTCGGCGCTGAGCGAGATCTCGGAGGACGCGCCGTCGGGGACGGTGGTGGCCCTGCTGCACGTGCAGGACCGGGACTCGGGCGCCAACGGCGAGGTGCGGTGCTCGCTGGTCGGCGACGTGCCGTTCCGCCTGCGGAGCTCGGTGGGCAGCTACTACAGCGTGGTGACGGCGCGGGAGCTGGACcgggaggaggtgtcggagtACAACGTGACGGTGCGGGCGGCGGACGGCGGGTCGCCGTCGCTGCGGAGCAGCGCGGTGCTGGCGCTGCGCGTGCTGGACGTGAACGACAACGCGCCGGTGTTCGCGGAGGCGCGCTACAGCGCCCGTCTGGCCGAGAACAACGCCGAGGGCGCGCTGGTGCTGACGGTGCGCGCGTGGGACGCGGACTGGGGGCAGAACGCGCGCGTGCGGTACCGGCTGGCGGAGGGGCGTGTGCGGGGCGCGCCGCTGTCGTCCTACGTGTCGGTGCAGGCGGAGACGGGCGCGCTGTACGCGCTGCGCTCGTTCGACTACGAGGAGGTGCGCGAGGTGGGGCTGTGGGTGCGGGCGGAGGACGGCGGCGCGCCGGCGCTGAGCAGCAACGTGTCGGTGCGGCTGCTGATCGTGGACGAGAACGACAACGCGCCGCAGGTGCTGTAcccgccggcggcggcggcggcggcggctccgggcgcGGGCTGGACGGGCGTGGAGCTGGCGCCGCGCTCGGCGGAGCCCGGCGCGCTGGTGGCCAAGGTGGTGGCGGTGGACGCGGACGCGGGGCAGAACGCGTGGCTGTCCTACGAGCTGGCCAAGGCGACGGAGCCGGGGCTCTTCCGCGTGGGGCTGCACAGCGGCGAGGTGCGCACGGCGCGCTCGCCGCTGGCCCGCGACGCGCCCAGGCAcagcctggtggtggtggtgaaggacCAGGGCCGGCCGGCGCTGTCGGCCACGGCCACGCTGACGGTGGTGCTGGCCGAGAGCGTGGCCGAGCTGCTCTCGGAGCTGGGCAGCGCGGCGGCGCCGGCCGAGCCCGCCGGCAGCCTGACGCGCTGGCTGGTGCTGGCCGTGGCGGCCGTGTCCTGCCTCTTCCtcgccttcctgctgctgctgctggcgctgcgcCTGCGGCGCTGGCGCCGCTCGCAGCTGCTGCCGCCGGCCAGCGGCGCCTTGCGCGGCGTCCCGGCCTCGCACTTCGTGGGCATCGACGGCGTCCGCGCCTTCCTGCACTCCTACTCGCACGAGGTGTCGCTCACCGCCGACTCGCGCAAGAGCCAGCGGCGCTGGGCGGCCGACAGCTGCTGCAAcaccctcccggcccggccgccgcccgaCAAGGCCGCGCCGCTGCTCGGGGACGACGCTGCCGGCGCCCGCGGCGCACAGCCCGACGCCCTCCCGGTGAGTCGCTCCGGACACCCCGACGCCCTCCCTCTCGGCGCTTGCCTCCCTTCGTGCTCCTTGCCTTTTCCTCCTCGCTCTTCTTCCCGGCCGGTGTGTTTTGCTGCTGAGCAAGGCACAGCTTCGCTGGGCAGCATGTTGTGGGTGGCTGCCCCTCGCTCAGGTGAGCCATGTGCGGAGTCTGCTGCCAGTTTTACACCTGGTGTAGAAGGCTGGAGATGA